The following DNA comes from Hordeum vulgare subsp. vulgare chromosome 3H, MorexV3_pseudomolecules_assembly, whole genome shotgun sequence.
CGCACAGCTGAAAGTAGACTATCAGTCGGCTCGAAAGCATTCGGATGGAGCCTGTCCACAACATGCAAGGACGTCGGTGGCTGTGGCACATCACAGACGCCTTCGAGCATCTGGACAACTTTCGACATGGAAGGCCTCCACGAGAAATCCTGCTGAATGCACCACAGAGCGACCCTGATAGCTATCTCCACccggtcatcttcatcatcatacgCCAACTTGGCGTCGACAATGTTGCAAAGATCGCCTTCCTCCAGCTTCCTGAAAGCGAAGGGTGGGAAATGGGCCTTCTCCGAGGCTTCCAAAGGATCGAAGCTCCTCCTTCCACTGATTATCTCGAGCAGAACTATCCCGTAGCTGTACACGTTGCTCTTATCTGAGATGGCGTAGTTGGTGATCCACTCGGGCGCAACATAGCCCCGTGTGCCTCTGAGCCTGGTGAAAACATGGCTTTGCTCCCTGCTCATCAACTTGGCAAGGCCGAAGTCAGCTACCTTTGCATGGAAGTTGTCGCCAAGTAGAACGTTCTCAGGCTTGATGTCGCAATGTATGATCTTGGACTCGCAGTCCTGATGGAGGTACGCCAGCCCCTTTGCTGTTCCAAGTGCAATGTGAAATCTTGTATCCCAGTCTAGAAGGGGGGCATCCACTGTAGTACTGAAAATCCACCTGTTTAGAGACCCCTTGGGCATGTACTCGTACGCAAGAAGCCTTTGTGACCCCTCGACGCAAAATCCTCGGAGTTTAACTAGATGGACATGGTGGATGTTGCCAATTGTTGTCATCTCAGAGCGGAATTCTTTCTCCCCTTGGCCTAGGCCCTCTAGCTTCTTCACAGCAATGCTGCTCCCATCTGGCAGTGTTCCGAGATAGACTGATCCAAATCCTCCCTGACCAAGCTTGTGAGCGAAGTTGTTTGTAGCTCCTCGGAGCTCCGTGTATGTAAACCGCGTTGGTGCTCCAGATATCGTCTGTAGAAACCCATCGTCTTGTTCTTGCGATGGTGAAGGTTGCTTCCAGCGACGACGGTAAATGCCGAAGCCAACATAAACAAGGACCCCTATGGCAGCCAACGGTCCGACCACAATGACAAAAGTGATGACGGTGTGACTCCCGCCGCCATTCCTTGAGCCATGGTTAGTGCTAGATACCTTGATGAAAGATACAGAAGCAGGCTCCCCTCTATCTTTCATGTGCAAACTACCGATCTAGTtgaaaaggaagcaattgcccgacttttgctcaaagaacatgGCAATGCACGAGCAGTTGCCCATGGATGCGTTCTTGCATCCTGTGATGTTTGTTCCAGCCAAGGGTGGGGTGAACCTAGTGCCAATGTACCCAACTCCACTATCCACTTGAGCTAGCTGAAAGTCCGCTTTTGAGTTACATGGTGATATGAGACCGGGGTTGCAGTTTGGAAAGGTGCTAAGTGCTGTGCTAAATGCTGACAGGCACTGGCATCCTGTTCCACTAATGCAAACGGAGTAGGGGCTGCACTGGGCTGGCATGTCACATGAGTCCTCCGGAATTGCGGTTGGGGCAGTAATCGGGTCCGTGCCATAGGCAGTCTGAACAAGGACGCGGAAGGAAAGGGATCCATCGTTGCTGAGGACAACAGTCAACGTGCCATGGGCATCATCCTGCACAACGAGAAACTCTGATAAAAGAGACCCTGATTTATCATAGAAGCACcacgaagttgaactgaagtttgCAGAGTAGATGCCGCCATCATTGTTCACGATGAACCTTCTATCCTGCAGCGCAGACCAGTAAGGTTGGGGGTTCTGGGTGCCCGCGTACAACATCATGTCCCCTGCTGTGATCCAAGTGTATAACTAATGTTGTGCGTGCTGGACTGGCTCACAAGGGTCATCCCAACAGTGAAGCTCTGGCCAGACAAAAGTGTGTTCGTTGGATAGCTGAAACTCTGCCATACAAGAGAAGAGCCGTCTTTGCCGAGCACTATAAGATTGCCGGAGTCCAACAGCCGAATAGAGGCGCCCTTGCCAGAGAGATTGGCGGTCCAGACAGTGGAGCCTTGAGACAGCAGGTAGGCATTACCATCCTTGTCGAACACAAAGGTATCCGTGTGAGAAACAGGAGAGTTAGCATTGGCAGTCCAGGCGACAGAAGTGGAGGCTAGGTGCAACACCGTGAGAAGATAGGAGCGGCTCTCAGACACACCACTGGTCACAAAGCCGAAGCCATATACAGAGCCATTGGACAGCAGAAAAATTCCATTATTATCGACGTATTCTTCTTCAGAGCCACTGAACCCTGGCAGAAGAACTTGTTCCTGAACACTGCTGCTGCATATTATCCAGAGGTTGGCTATCACAAGCATCCAAGGCAAAACAAAGCCTGTTGAACAACCTATTCATATTAGATGCAGGCATGCAGTAACACAAACATCTAGCATTCCATCAAGGTTATTTCCAGATCGATGCATGCTTGAACTGCATAACTTAGCACTGGAAAGTTCATAGCAATACCTCTCATTCGAGCATGTTGTTGTCTAGCAGCCGCAACATACCCTGAGGCGATGAGAAGGGAGACCACCATGACGCACATCTGGAACATGGTTTTGGACGCGATGCTCGTGAGAGAATATTAGACTGCTCATACATGTGGTGATGGGAAGAGCAGACTAGGCTTGAGATATCGTATGTATGGTGTGGCAATCCTCCGCCACAATGTTACCGGTCATGCATCTGGTTGCTAGAGTCGGTCAATGAGAGCTGGCAGCTCTTCTTGGAAATTTGTAGTAAGTCGTAATCGAGCTAGCCGCCTCTACAGACCATGTTGACTCAAATACATTCAATGAATGGTCCCCATCATCACTCAGGTCATGtggcatactccctccgttccaaaatataagtcttttaagatatttcactaggagtctacatacgaagcaaaatgagtgaatctatactataagcatgtctatatacatccgtatgtagtccattaatgaaacctctttaaagacttatatttaggaacagagggagtagatggcaTGTGGACCCACTGTGAAAGAGAAAGGGATAAAAATGGAGAGATGAGATGgggtttttttttttttaaagtcACATTTTGCTGAGACGTGTCCTTATCGGAAATTCAGTTTGACACCTAAGCACGCATGCTGCTGGTATCTGCACCAACCAATTCCACTGTATTATCAGTTTCCTTGTGCATTTTCATATGACCATGGCCCATGTTTGGCACATGCCCATTAATTGTTGGGGATCTCTTTATGCCATACCATGGATGATAATAAGAGTGCTTCGATACAATGGAcgtacatttttatttttatttttataaatgaGAGTTTGTTAATTATGAGTGCCCAGTCACTACTACTAGAATTCAGATTTCCTAGAGTGCAATCATTTTCTAGATGAATGGCTTTACATCACGACTATAAATGCCAAAGCAGTCGAGGTCAGTACAAGGTGTTGATAAAATCTTATTACAAAAACATATCCTGAACGCTGCTGCAGATCAAAACTTTCACCCGGAGCCTGAAGGGGTCAAGGGGTGGAGCCAAACCGAGGTGGGAGCGATACCCATTGGGGTAGTCGGTGGCGACGTACACCAGGTTGAGCTTTAGCTCGGCTCATGACTATCTTACAATGAACATTCACTATCCCATAAGCCCTAGCTAGCCGCTAAGAAGATGGTCGTCGCGACCAGGTTGAAGTCTCTAAATCTGGATCAAAGAGATGACGCGTTGCTGGACCATGCCAAGTTGCCAACCAAGGTGTCTAGCCAAACACCATCGGCGCTGGACCACTGGTGAAAGTCTTTTTTTTAGCTAGGATGAAATTTCATCTTGGCCTTCTAAAAGTCCCAACGATAGAAGTAAACCAGTATTGGTGATCCAAAtctttatctttacctattaataaagcaattagtgtttctgtcgtccgtcattaaCATTGCCCATAAAGTTGATGAAAATTACCCACAATTGCCACTTATAAGTCATAGAAAACGTTAtctccggactgggccggcccatgtaggcacctcctatattacgctctgggcattggaaaaagatgcagcacacctatttgggccggcccatgcgtggccgcctgttcttttagtttagtttttttattttacttttcagttcctttttttctactttaaataatttagaacttcaaataaattttcttaaatttaagaaactgagaattttgaaataaaataataataataaaataaaaactactcaggagttttgaaaaatgtttgcacatacaaaaatgtttaaatttttaGAAAATATCTGTGAAATGAAAAAAGTCaataattttaaacaaaagtccgtgtaaaaatcttaaaaacagttcgtgcctctgtttatagtctcattttttattttcattttctgttccattttttaaaatttaaataatatcgacttttgaaaaacttttgcaacttataaaactgagaattttgaaatagaattttgaagaaaacataaaatgtttgtgaattcaaaaaatgctcgggatatttgtaaaagtattcccatattcagaaaaatgttcataattttgagaacaatgttggtgaaaacaataaaagtccatgattttgaggaaaaagtttgtgtattattttttgagtgcaattgaaaaaaatgtttgctaatttaaaaaatgttcatgcatttcaagaaatgtcctaaaattttaaggacataatatgatcagcatcctTGAAGATTATAgttatttttctcccgttgcaacgcacgggcccttttgctagtaacagGTAACATGAAAAGCAGGCAAGTTAATGAAGACTTTTATTCCTATATAGGTTTTGGTTATGCTGACCACTTCGTACCTGAATCCATCAGCCGCCACGTGTCCTTGCATATGCCACAGCCTGCCATCGCCTCCTGCGTGCAAGTTCCCACAAGGCGCTCCCCTGCTCGGCTCAATCCCCCTCTCTCGGCGCCGAGCGCTACCGGAGCACGATCAGCTTAATTTTCTTCACACACCAACTGTTTAAGTGGTTAAGAGCCAAGATTCGTGGCCATCTAGCACAGAGTGGCAGCATAAGTGGAAAATCAAGCACTAGTCTGGCTGGTGACAAACCTGCAGGAGATACATTGGTTGTTGCAGTAGAAACCAACGCGGTAAAAACTGTGTGCCGCTGAGGTGTGATGCCGGGTCATATCCCAGAACCTACACACATGTGCAATTAGACAAGAGACCCAAGAACTGCAAACTAAATTGCAGCAGACTTTGTATTTCTTGAACAAGGAcaaatatctttttaagagatatcACATGACAGCAGCATGTTCATTATTACAAACAGCCTGATTTTGAAAACAAGAAGCCCCCAGTTTTCAATAACCAGTCAAGCAAACAAAACTAGCTAATGTTCCATCGCCGAAAGATACACAGATGCTATCGGTCATATGCCGTACAGAATCCTACTGCCAACCTTCAACAGTCATGCAGCCCCATATCACTTGCAGGCTGCACGTATTTAAgtagagaactactccctccgttcctaaatataagtccttgtAGATGTTTCACTAcaagactatatacggatgtatatagacatactttagaacgtagattcattcattttgctccgtatgtagtcttttagtgaaatccctaaaaagacttatatttaggaacggagggagtagaatacaAGGGGATTTTAGAAGTTGACTGCATGCATGCATAAATACAGACACAGATATAACATGCCAAAAGCAAGAGGGCAAGCTATAATTAGGTCAGGCAGAAATATAGGAAGTTAACTGTGGACTGAAATGAGGCCTTCCGGTCAGAATATGAAAATGCAGGCTATTCAACGTCCTAAAGAATGAGAGCAACTGAGTGGCATGCAAAGATATGGTTTTGCATACTACTTCCTCCATCCCATATTAATCGACGCTCAAACAGATGTATCTAGCActgaaatacatctagatacatccgtttGAGCGTCAATTAATATGGGACGGGGGGAGTAACAAGCATAAAAACACTGAACATCAGCAAGATGTGAATCAATAAGTGAATTCAAAGTCAGTTTGATAGTTGATACTGTACGATGCTAGACATGTGAATGACATTGTAATTGTTCAGCCCATTAACAATGTTATCATACAGTATATCATCATAAACAGTTTAATACTGGAAAAGATTACCAATTTATTGGTTTCTGCCCAGTGGATTAGTTCTCCGCAGAAGAACCAACCCTTAAAATAACAGACAGACAGAAATCCAGTGATCCAGTTTGCATGGAAAAGGTCCTAGGAACACTCATAGAGTAGTTATGTTGAGAATAATCTAGTCTGGACTCATAAGGGCTGCGCCATTTGATTGTGATTTGCATGGTAAGTTGGCCTCATCCACTTGCACACAAGCAGAAAATAACATGTATCCAACTAGAATCTCAGATTCTTCGCCTTGCAAGGCAAGAAAAAAAAATGGATTCTCTTGTAATCCCTCTCCTCACTTGTAGGGCAGTTTTCCTGTTCTCAGTTACCACTGCCTTTTCAAAAGTGACAATAAGTGCCATACATAGACGAATCTTGTAATAGCAACCTTCTCCTCCTTTACCTTTGCAGCTCTCAACCCCCTTTAGCTTTTCTCCCATCAAGCACAATAATCTAGCTGCGAGATCAGGTATTATGGGAACTATGTCTTTactttgatgactcttctcaccaACATCATAAATGTGTCTGCAGAGGGGATTAGCTTCTCGCTTCGTGTAATCATCTTGTCGTATAACCGAAGTGCCCTCTTAGTGTTCCCCTTCTTGCAGTAACTGCTGATCAACATATCGCTTATGTCACTTGTCAGAGCCAGTGATTTCCTTTCCATCACATACACAAACTTCTCAGCTTCCTTTGGATTCCCGCACTGGCACAGGGCACTGATCAGGGAGGTAAAAAAATCGGAGCCATGGTTAAGTCCCCTGTGCTCCATCTCATAATAAATCTTGACAACACCTTCCACATCACCAACTTTTCCGAATCCATCAATGAGCTTATGGTATGTATCCTGACCAGGAATAATTCCTTTGTCGATCATTGCCGTCACCAACTCGTTCGCCTTGCCGACCTCTCCAGCACCACACATCGCCTCTAAGATCTCATTGCAAGTGCCAATGTCCGGCACAAGGCCTTCATGGAGCATCTTGTCGAAGTACTCCAAGCCCTCACCTGTCCTCTCATGTCTAAAACACCCAGTGACGAGGTGACTGTATGTAGCATCATACGGCTTCAACCCCCTGGACAGCATTTCTTGCAGCAACTGCATGGCCTCACTGACATTACCTTCACGACAATGTACTCCGACGAGGCAAGTATACACAAATGGGTTCAGGCGACAGCCTCGTCGAACCATGTCGTCCCACTGCTCGCGTGCCGACTCCAGATCACCAATACGACAGTGGGCATGCACCATCAGCGAGTAAGCAACGTCGTCGAAAACCATGTTCCTCTGCAGCATCCTCCTGAGCAGCAAGATCCCTTTCTCGGCCCTCCCTTCCTCGAAGATCCACAGCGCCAGCGCGACATGCGCCACAACGCCCGGCGCGCACTTCTTGCCGTGGATCCTCTCCACGAGGGCCACCGTCCTGGCAAGTGTGCCTTCCCGGCTCAGCACGCCGACGACAAGCTCGACGGTGGCCTGGCTGGCGTACACCCGCTTGAGCGTCATTAGCTCGAACACCTCCCAGGCGACCCGGAACCGGCCGGTGCGCTGCGCGGCGTGCAGCACGGCGTTGAAGGCGGAGAGGGAGGGGAGCACGCGGCGGAGCGCCAGGTACCGGCAGGCCTCGAGGGCCTCCTCCGGGAGGCGGAGCTGCGCGTAGGCGTGCACCAGGAGGTGGAGGCCGCGGGTCGTGGCGGCGGTGCCGCTGTCCTCGTAGGCCGAGAAGAAGGCGTCCAGGAAAGAAGAGGCGGGCGAGGAGGAGTGCCTGGTGATGGCGGCTTGGAGGAGGACGGAGGCGTGGCTGATGAGGGCCGCGCGGGCGAGGAGGTGGACGAGGAGGCAGTAGGAGCGGAGCGAGTGTGGGGACGGCGACGCGGCGGCGGACCAGTGGAAGAAGCTGTGCGCGTTCTTGGCGACGGTCTCGGCggaggcgggggaggaggggctGGGGTTCCTGGCGAGGGAGAGGAGCACGGCGTCGACGTGCCCCTCGGGCGCCGGGGCGGCGGGGAACGATGCGGAGAGCGCCTCCCAGGTCACCCTCGGGCTGTGCGCGAGGTAGTGGGAGATGTGCTGGGGCGTCGACGTCGCCGCGGGCACCGCGGAGGCGGCACCGCGGCAGGGGGGCGGGACGACGCGCCGCGCGAGCATGCGGCCGCCGGACTTGGCTGCGTTCATGTGGCCATCGAATGAGACGCCGCCGTGGTAGACGCACCTCGTCAGTGACGAAGCGGCGGCTATCGGGGCTCGAAGGTCCTCGTCCGCCGTCCGATCAAAGTAATGGACGGTCAAGATGAGAAACGGCAAACTGTCCCTCAAATTCCACGGTGTGCTACGATGAACTATATTCCACGGTACAAGATTGTGTCATGGAAGAAAAAAGAAATCTCAACGATTTTATTTTGCAATCGTCGTAGTCAGCTCATGTATCTCTACCATGTACAATTTGCTATATATCTTGGTATTGATTGCCACACCGAAATAACCCTGTACCCCACACTCGATGTAAtttcctactccctccgtcccaaaataagtgtctcaactttatactagcttcagtacaaagttgtactaagcttgagacacttattttgggacggagggagtatttaagaAACATTTCGTGTAATTTCATCACAAGCTTTTTAGGGACATTTcatgtaatttcatcataacttcCAAATAGTTTTCAGAGTCCAATTCCACGGTACTGCTATAAAATATAATACTTTCTCCGTCTTAAAATTCTTGTATTAGGTTTATCTAGAAataaatgtatctaaatacttgatattcatatctagacaaatctaagacaagaattttaggacggagggagtatctgttACTAGAAGCGAAGTACAAAGCACACTCGGCCCTTAACACACCACCGTCCGAGCACACTTTTTTTGTCATGTTATTGTTACTGGTTACACGTTGctttgctactactactgttcttGCAGACGGTATTATCTTCTTGTATGTATCATCATACATCGGTAGCAAGCTGCAGCTACATGTTCTCCTTCACGACCGTGACCGGGCAGGCCGCGTGGTTCACAACGTAGGTGCTCACGCTCCCCATCAGAGCCCTGCCGCGAACAAACAACAAAGGTCACATGAATCCCAAACAAGAGCGAGAAAAAAAAAAGCAATATTGTCACATACAATGTTGTCTCATACGCGGTTTTAAATGGACCGAACGTGCCCTAAATGTCGAGCACGATCATGGGAGCAGCGGGCGTTTTTCAACTTTTAAGATCATGAAACTGAATCTGTGTGTATGCATACCTCTTGAGCGTGCTCAGACCTCTGCTTCCGATGACCAGGCAGCCGAGAGGAACCAGATCAACTGCCTCGCACAGCTTCTTGGTCGGGTCGCCATAGAATATCTTCACAAAGACCTCAACCTGCGAACCACATAGTTTCGACGACAAGAAAGTCAGCAGACAGGAATAATTTCTAGCATAGGAATTTGATCAGGAGTACTGATTGCTACAAATTCTGCGGATGAAAGATGAAAAAACTGGTACCCCGCTCTGATGCGCCACTTGGGCCAGGATCTCCAGCGTCTCCTTGTCCGGTGACAGGCCGTACTTCTTGGTGACATGGGGGTCCGAGAACTCTACCAGAGGGATGAGCGCTGAAATCCACAAGAAATTGCCATTTCAGAAGCATGGTAATTTGATGCTGGCACAACGGAGAGCACCGACATACAGACTTTGTTCATCGGTCCCAGACCAACAGAAGCAAATACAGGAGATACCGATCATGCTGCAGCAATCACTATGGATTTCCTACGGATTTGAAGATAAAGAAAACGAGAATAGTCGTCCGGGGTTGGACTTACGTGAACCACTCTGTTCCCAGAGATGCATCGCTCCTTGCTCATTCTGGTAGGAGTTGTTGACATGGATAAGCACGAGTTGATCACCCCTCCTGGTAAGGTTGGTTGATGCCCATCGCAGAGCCGCTTTGCTGCAGGAGGAGAAGTCCACAGCAACTCCAACATTCCTCCCACCCATGTCCCTGCAAAGCTCAGATGAACACAAACAGGTTTTCGATTTCCAGACCGGTCTGTCTAACAATGGCAATGAGGTTTCAGCTGCGGTCAGGTCCTTAAATAGATAACAACAAGAACTAGTGTTATTAGTCGAAATACTAAACGAAAGAGGGGGGAAACATAGGCTGAGCCGATGATCTTTCTCCTCTTGTTACTTTGCCTGATTCCTTATCACCACTTTACCTCCCCCAGGAGACAGACATGTTCCACTTGCTTACCGCTGCTAGAGAAGCCTATGGGTACAAAAGGCCTGACAAATCAAGATTCATGATGCAAAGCAAAAGGGAGCAAAAAAGAATTTTTACTCCAGTTTCTTTCATGCCACTGGCACTGGAATGCAGATTCTACTTCATCGGTTAACTAAAGTAGCACCATCGGGTAATGGACAAGAGGATAGAAATTCTGATGTTTACTTATTCTCACCAAAGCAGCAAGCAAAGAAAAGCCAGGTTGATCAGGAATAAGATACTACCAGATGCTTCCAATACAGATGAAAGGACAATAAAGTGTTTCAATATGGGGAATCCAATTAGATGCAGCATAGTAGTTTGGCCTTTGGTAAAATAAAATGCATCATTCAGCTATTCTTTGCAAGAAAATTACCAATAACAATATAAGCACTTATGTTCAAGACAGATAATAATATACTCATATCCCAACCTGgcatgcagaatgaagaaaataagAGACAACAGACCTTGTTATATTTAGGTAACAACAGCATGATCTCATATCCCAAATAAACTCAGTGACATGTTATTTCTTAAGATAACAACTGCAGAGAAATGCAGCTCAAGTGGATGTAACTTCACACTGCAagcagatactccctccgtcccaaaataagtgtcttaatttTGTACTAGAtttagtacaaagttatactaagcttgagacacttatttcgggacggaggaagtacaagTTAATCGATGCATCCATCAAACAAATCCCGCGGATGACCAGTCAAGCTAGATCTTCCAGACAAACTAGTGATGTTAAAGCATTCTTAGCATTACATGCAAAAGCAGTGCTCCGAAACATTCAGAGTCAATATCCCCCTACTACAGTCCTACAGATGTCAGCAACTCCACGTAGTTACTGTTATTAACCAGCTCTTTGGAATGAGAAGTTACAGATACAACTGCTCCACCCTCTTGTCATACGACACGTGATAGATCCACCAATTGCCCAGAATTCCAATCATATGCAGTACTGTTCTGTCCTTTAGTTCGACCGTCCCAATAGAAAAGAACTTGTAGTCTTCGGTATCAACTTTTCTTGTCTGGATGACCTGAAGACAAATTAAGAAGGGTTTAGGTATTAAATTAGTACATGAAAAGAACGCCGAGAAGCTAAATATTGCCATGCATATGGATTGACCTTGCCAAAACTATATTACAGAATCAACTCTCTGGTAAATATGGTCTCTACAGAATCAACTCTGTTTTCAGGGCAAAAGCTGGCACAGTACGACAATGctctggaaactgatgatggcgcACATTGGAAGATGGAAGGTGCTTTGGAAAGATGTTCACTCAAGACGGCTCGACCACAACCTGTTGCTCCTGGAGAGGATGAGGAGAGAGCTGAGCGTGGATTCGCCCCCTTCGACAAACTCTGCAGTTGCTCTCCATTGCCAACAGATTGCACAAGGAAACAGGCTGAAGCCTGTGATCATCTGGTTCAAGAGGACGTAAATGCTCCAATATTTTCTGCCTGTCGCCTTGACTCATCTTAGATTTGCCATCGGTGCCTCATGAATTTCAGTGTATGCATAACGATCTTAACACAGCGCTGCCCTGTAGAGGATGGCCTGTACTCAGCCAGGGCAGGGGAACTGTAGAAGGAGCTAAGATCAAACCTGATCCGGTATATCCATCTTTCTAGCACGAGAAATTTA
Coding sequences within:
- the LOC123442800 gene encoding universal stress protein PHOS32-like; its protein translation is MGGRNVGVAVDFSSCSKAALRWASTNLTRRGDQLVLIHVNNSYQNEQGAMHLWEQSGSPLIPLVEFSDPHVTKKYGLSPDKETLEILAQVAHQSGVEVFVKIFYGDPTKKLCEAVDLVPLGCLVIGSRGLSTLKRALMGSVSTYVVNHAACPVTVVKENM
- the LOC123442797 gene encoding pentatricopeptide repeat-containing protein At1g66345, mitochondrial codes for the protein MNAAKSGGRMLARRVVPPPCRGAASAVPAATSTPQHISHYLAHSPRVTWEALSASFPAAPAPEGHVDAVLLSLARNPSPSSPASAETVAKNAHSFFHWSAAASPSPHSLRSYCLLVHLLARAALISHASVLLQAAITRHSSSPASSFLDAFFSAYEDSGTAATTRGLHLLVHAYAQLRLPEEALEACRYLALRRVLPSLSAFNAVLHAAQRTGRFRVAWEVFELMTLKRVYASQATVELVVGVLSREGTLARTVALVERIHGKKCAPGVVAHVALALWIFEEGRAEKGILLLRRMLQRNMVFDDVAYSLMVHAHCRIGDLESAREQWDDMVRRGCRLNPFVYTCLVGVHCREGNVSEAMQLLQEMLSRGLKPYDATYSHLVTGCFRHERTGEGLEYFDKMLHEGLVPDIGTCNEILEAMCGAGEVGKANELVTAMIDKGIIPGQDTYHKLIDGFGKVGDVEGVVKIYYEMEHRGLNHGSDFFTSLISALCQCGNPKEAEKFVYVMERKSLALTSDISDMLISSYCKKGNTKRALRLYDKMITRSEKLIPSADTFMMLVRRVIKVKT